One segment of Micromonospora parathelypteridis DNA contains the following:
- a CDS encoding energy-coupling factor transporter transmembrane component T family protein, with product MINIEPVAAPGAPLARRNPVAKVAAALVFSFTLLATLDPVAPAIAIAIELAVLPLFGIGYRVLARRALPLLLSAAGILVTLVLFAADRSGRVLLDVGPVLVSTGVLLTALGLVLRVFAVALPGVIVFATTDPTDLADALIQNAKAPARFAIGALAAFRLVPLLGQEWQMISMARRARGVDAGRNPVAKLRLFASTAFALLVGAIRRGTRLAVAMDARGFDAGTPRTVARRQRFTRADTLLITGAVVLAGAALTTSVLLGTFRPLIG from the coding sequence ATGATCAACATTGAGCCGGTCGCGGCGCCCGGCGCGCCGTTGGCCCGCCGCAACCCGGTGGCGAAGGTGGCCGCCGCGCTGGTCTTCTCGTTCACCCTGCTGGCCACTCTGGACCCGGTGGCGCCGGCGATCGCCATCGCGATCGAACTCGCCGTGCTGCCCCTGTTCGGCATCGGCTACCGGGTACTGGCCCGGCGGGCCCTGCCACTGCTGCTCAGCGCGGCCGGCATCCTGGTCACCCTGGTGCTCTTCGCGGCCGACCGGTCCGGCCGGGTACTCCTGGACGTCGGACCGGTGCTGGTGAGCACCGGCGTGCTGCTCACCGCGCTCGGCCTGGTGCTGCGGGTCTTCGCGGTGGCCCTGCCCGGTGTGATCGTCTTTGCGACCACCGACCCCACCGACCTGGCCGACGCGCTGATCCAGAACGCGAAGGCACCGGCCCGATTCGCCATCGGCGCGTTGGCCGCGTTCCGACTGGTGCCGCTGCTCGGTCAGGAGTGGCAGATGATCAGCATGGCCCGACGCGCGCGGGGCGTCGACGCGGGACGCAACCCGGTGGCGAAGCTGCGACTGTTCGCCTCCACCGCGTTCGCGCTGCTCGTCGGGGCGATCCGCCGGGGCACCCGCCTCGCCGTCGCGATGGACGCGCGCGGCTTCGACGCCGGTACGCCCCGAACCGTCGCCCGCCGCCAACGCTTCACCCGCGCCGACACCCTCCTCATCACCGGGGCGGTCGTACTGGCCGGCGCCGCCCTGACGACAAGCGTTCTCCTAGGCACCTTCCGCCCTCTGATCGGCTAA